The sequence below is a genomic window from Mobula hypostoma chromosome X1, sMobHyp1.1, whole genome shotgun sequence.
atattgtCTGTTTATGAAAAACAGTTGAGCTATCATTTTATAAAATAATCTTTGGCTCCAATATTGGCAATTTTTGTCTTTCACATTTGTTGGGTTGGGGAGGTATCAATAACTTCAGATATTTGTATAATTTTTGAAATTTTCCTTGGCATGAAGTTCACCAATAATTTGGCAATGGATGATGCACTGAACAAAAATGTGAATTACCCCTTAAAATCAGCATTGCCAAGTAAGCTAATTTTCTGCTCAAGATTTATTTAGTCTTGTGTATAAAGTGAGAGAATTCTTTTGCTAAATGGTCATTATGAACCATTAGTGTTTTGTTAGCTTACAAACATTAAGGTATCATTTCAATGAGACATAGACTTCTCTGGAATATAAAGACCAAAAACACAACACAAATGTGTAATTGATATGTAATTTGTGTGAAATTTTCAAATTAATTTCATGCTTTTTCACGTGTTTTGTTTTACAAATTTCAATGAAAGATGTGACATACTGCAACCTTGGTGAACTATGCTATAACATTGGCACCTGTAATCCTTTATCCAGTAAATTGATCTTAAAAGACCTCCTCACTAGTGTGATTCTCATGGTTAAAAAAATATTTGGATGGTCCATTTACCTGCTTGATCAGTAACCTGGGTCTCCATTCACCACCTGCATTCCcttgccacagatgctgttcaacatgctgagtttctccttgCAGATTGTTGcttcagtttccagcatctgcagtctcttgtctccCCACTTTATTTACTCTTTCAGGCTGAACTCTTTCACACTTTCCCCCAAATAACAGGAGTAACCAGGAGAACCCACGTGTGTTTTCACTGtgtcagattttttaaaaattacccaTTGAATACTCCTCCAATGGTGGTCTGCCCTGATGTACTGTATCCCCAGGATTTTTCTTCTATTTCTGtctatgctggagaaattcataAATCAATGAATTTACCTTTACATTTTGCTTACATTTTTTGACACCGTCTATCCTTGACACTTATGttctctgtctaaatgtctttatCTCCAATCTGGCtaatagttttccattgattatTATGAGCCCAGTGACTCTCATAGCTACTTCAATTATATATTCCACtgagtcttttttttaaagttgtatCCACCCAGTTGATGCCACCAGAGCTTCTGAAGTGTCTTCCCACTTTTCTCAGCAGTGATTGTGTTGTTATATACTGAATACTTAAAACCAAATCCATCTTATTTCCTGTACTTACCCACTTAGCTATCTCAGAACTATTACTGTTTATCTTGCATCCCACCACTATTTGACAGATCAGTCTTTACCACTTCTAACACGATCTCACATTCCCCCAACCCCAAATTACCAAAAATATCTTCACTTTTTTTGTCATTATCTCACCACATTCCAAAGGAACGATTTCCATTCGGCCTCTAAACCACAGTGCTTGAATTCATTTATGTTTCCATTCAACTGTAAGAAATTTGAAACCTGATCTATGGCTCAGGATTGCAAACATATTTTCAAGGGAGATGGTTAGTTTTTGTTTGCACAGTGGGTGGGGTGTTGGAAAGACTTGAACTGGGTTACAGTCATTTGTTGAAACTTCCATCTTACTCCAACTTCGATCTCTATGCGCTTGGCTTCTTGCGTTGCTCCATTGAGCTCAATACAAGCTCAAGAACATATTCTCATCTTTCTACTCCATATTTTACAGTCCTTTGCATTAAAAGTTGTCTCTTAATTTCAAAACTAAACCACTGCTTTGATTTTCTCTCAGACGGTGTGTACTGGTAATTTAGGGTGGGTATACTGGTACTTCCAAGAATGAGGTTGGCTCTGACCAGCTTCTTGGAAAAGGAATCCCTCTGTGTCTACATGACCAACGTGGGTGTCTCCCTACCTTTTTGTTCTATTATTTTTGTGAGCTACTGGAGTGCCTTTTCTGCATTGCCAGATCTtctattctctccctctctgcaatTCTGCTTTAACTTTTTATGCATACTTGGGTCCTAGAAACAtcatttttcatttgttttttctaATATCTTACATTGTTTTCTCTTATTGCCTTACacttcaagattttttttaatcagCACCGTCTCCAGATAAATTAATCTACAGTTGATCTTTATGTATAAGGACAgtactttttctcttcatttcctATTCCCTGGCTCTGTTCCTCTTCATGAGCTCTGTTCTGTGGTGCCCTTCAATTGTGATGAATGATCAGAGATGTAAAACATTAACCCTTCCTCCCTTTTTccactgatactgcctgacctgctgagtgtttccaacattttctgttttttccaagTCCCTTGCTCTCAGGTGCCACACTGAAACTAGATACCTCCTCATAAGAAGACCGGTCATCACATTAACGTCCCTTTCAAATTCTGAAGTTCAGTCCTCAATGTTCATTTGTTCAATTATTCTACCATTTCCATGTAGTTTATTTGTAAATGTAAGAATGAAGCCACAGACTATTTTGATACGTTTATTCTTTGTTGTATTTAAGAATATTATTAAAATGATCAACCAGTGCTGCAAACGGCTTCCTTACAAGTTGATTGGATTAGTATTATGTACATATTGTTTGCTATGCTGTGTTTGGCAGTTTTTACCCTGTGATTGTCCTTGAGAAATTCTTCTAAACAGGTTAATGTTTCGATTAATACACGTTTCCTGACCATTGGAGCTTAATACTGTTCAAGTGACTATTTAATTGAAAAGGAAATAAGTCTTTGCACTTATTTGTATGGAATCCTGACAATGTAGAACAAAAAAGAACGAAGGGTctgacgaagtcctgacgaagggtcttggcccgaaacgtcgactgtacctcttcctagagatgctgcctggcctgctgcgttcaccagcaactttgatgtgtgtggcttgaatttccagcatctgcagaattccttgtgtttacaacAATAAAGAACATTTAACTTTAAGCTTGCACTTTCTATTGAACTCTCATTTACTTTTAAGTCCACGTTAAAAATTTGCTGGGTAAAATGGTTTAAGTAACACTACTGTTTTGTTGAAGGGTCACTTGACAGTGTGTATTGTATCTAAATACAGTTAAGCCTGACATAGTGTTAGAGTTAAGGGGAAGCTCTTCACTGGTTTGAGTCATACCCATCACATAGGgctttttgagctgagacccttcatcaggactggaaaagaagggggaagatgctagaataaggtGGTAGAGGGAAGGAGTATAAGGTGATGGAAAGtaatagatgaaaccaggtgggtgggggagaggggaatgaagtaagtagggaggtgatgggtggaacagGCAAAGGGCTGCAGAAGGAGGACTCTGATAGAGgaaaatggaccatgggagatctCACTGATaattaccgaatgttgaaaggactagaaaaggtggatgtggagaggatgtttgatgGGGGGTCCAGAtctagggggcacagcctcaaaattgaggggtgaccctttagaacagagaaggaagaatttttttttcagccagagagtagtgaatttggaatgctctgctacagacagctgtggaggccaagtatgcGGGTATATTTACAGTGAAAAtttatagattcctgattggtcagggcaccaaaggttatggtgagaaggcagatgtatgaggttgagtgggatccaggatcaaccatgatgggctgaatggcctaattctcctatgtcttatgggaggGGTAccaaggataggcaggtgatgagaagaggcaagagggtgccagagaagagggaaaggggggggggggggaactacaGACGTTGAAGAACTGGATGttgataccatcaggttggaggctacccagatggaattatagggtgttgctcctctaataaCCTTTGGAGGAaaacccttctctccccccccccaccttcttattccagcatcttcccccttcctttgcggTCATGAAGgggtttggcctgaaacattgactttatttatttccatagatgctgagttcctctaacactttgtgtgtgttgccctggatttctagcatctgcagaatctcttgtgtttggaaTTGGTCAGATTTGTTTCAGCTCAGATCCTACCACTGCATTCCAAAATTGACAAATAGAGGTGATTCCCTTTGATTTGTACTCAAGTGGAGGTATCAGAGCCAGAGCAGCAATCTTGTAACTTGGTGTTATTGTGAAATTTTTACTATAGCAAGGTATTGGAATGATAAGTTAGTGTGGTTCTTTAGTGAATAGTAGGGCAACTGGTTCTTATTTTTTGATTATATTATCTTGAAGAGTCTCTTgggaaaaattaaaaacaaacccTAAGGACATCACATCAGATACCTCCAACAGAATAAGACTAGGAGCAAGTTATTTCTTTTGCCAACAGTTATTATTTATGAAGTTGTATGCTGTGgagaagaggaatagatagtaCTGAATGAGGGTTTAAAAATCAAGGTTTTATGTGAATAAATTCCTTTTTGGTGTTTGGATAAAACTATTACAGACTTTGAATATTCTTATTATTGCAGGTTGCCACACGCTGTGGATCAAATACACAACATGACATTTGTCTATTAACATGAGAGGAAAATTGTCACAATTTCAAGTTGTGTAGGATTGTTTTTCTTTCCTCATCTCTATGGGTTACAAACACTAGTAAACATGAAGATAAATGTAACCTTTACATTATCCTTTATAGTAATCACTGAAAAATACATAAAAGTATATATTGTAAAGTCTTACAAGTACATAATTGTGTGGTGCTTATAAAGAGCTGGTATTGTGTTTCTGTAACTTGTGGAAGAGGATCCAATTTGGTTGCAACTTGCTATAGCAGTCAGATGGCATGTGTCTGagcacattttattttaaaacagaCAATTTAAAAAACTCAATCTCATTCAATTTAAGTTGACCTTGAATTTAatagtttcaaattaaaaaaaaaactattaaatTAACTGCAAATTTTTGTTTCCAAGTGATGGGTTGGATATGAAAATTTCATAGCAGCATCCATTCACCACCTTTAGTGTGTTGCCCTTGAAAAAATTAGTAAGTCTGTCCAGTCTGTTTTTAGTTGGCTTCTGGCTCCTTTAGCATCTTGCTTGAGAAGGCACAAAATTATTATAGtggtatgtttaaaaaaaagcgtTTATTAGTTGCAACTTGATTTGTTTAATGGACATTTTTTGGAAGAATCAAATCTGCAAGTTTTCCAATAAACGTGCCCTATTAAAATACTTCCATTATCCTCCTAAAGCAATCTACAAAAGTTGTAAAAATAAAGGGAAGTTTAAGCACCAAGCAATTCAGAGTTCAAATGACTGACACACTTTAATGCTATTTCAGTGCAAAGTGTGAGCTAAGAAAGCATCCTGCATTCTTTCTTACATCTTGAATATTTTAAGAATGATCAAATTTTTACTGAACTTGCTATTTTAAGTCTACTTCCATTTGATGCACTATGAATTCACCAATACAATCACAATCAATTTAAACTTTTACTGAAATAATGCTGTGCCACTTTTCAAAATTTATTTATTCAAAATATAATGCCTTAACAATACTACAAAGATGCACTATTTTAACAATATAGCATCACTCCCAATTCAAAAAAAATCTTGGTCAAAAAGACCAAAGTGAATACACACAAGGAATTGCTCTTAGTGGGCAAAAAAGAAGTCCAAACTGTTTGCCCTTAAGTACAAGAACTAATCCTAGTAATGGTGCCAATGTTAAATGAACATTTTATTTCAGGTGACTAGGAGGGGAAGAAAATCTCCATTCCAAAACAAATAAGGACAGTATTCTTCCTTCTAAAAACCTCACCACAAAGCATAAATCTCACAcagcttgtaaaaaaaaaatccttgtgtGTGGATCCAGAACTTTGTTACAGGGAAGCACATTTACAATAATACCAATTGACTAATTGTTACTGGAATATTCCCCTAATTAATTGTTTTCCAGCTACCATTCACTGTAGCCAAAGGAATTTACAATAGGGAATAAATTGACAAATCAGGTGAACATATCGTATTAGGTTTAGCACAATTCAGAGTGTGAAATAGACAATATTCTTTCAGTTCATTAATTGTTATTAAATAgctatttaaattttttttgtacCTTTTCCTTTCCCTTCTGCCTCATTGTGTTGTTTTTTACTGGAGTCAAGTGATTGATAAGGTCTGTACTCTTTATATGGGTGCCACCAGTGCAGTCCTAGTGATTAATTTTATGAGGTAGAAGTATTCATTCATACATCCCTTCATCTTTTAAGATGCTAATATTTGAACTATGTAACAATCTTATCTAGCAGCTTcaacaagaaatgataaaatttATTCAATGTTGTATTTGTATGTTAGTGTAGATATGGAGTTGTAACGTTCAGATTTGGGAGCCCCATGCTCCATCATTCATAACAATACAGTATTAGGACCATTTGAATTTCTAAAAATGTTGAAATTTAGTTTGGAATTTACAAAATAAggtttaaaagaaaacaaaaatgaggAACAGAACTCtgctacccccccccaccccaagttGTTCATAAACTTGTGTTCTTCACACAGAGCAGAAAATCTTGAGGAATGGTTGTAACTGCGTCCGTATATATTAATAGTCTTCCTGGTGTACCAAGCAGAGTGGAATTCTTGGACAACCCTACAAATGAACAGTGAAGGACTGTAGGCAGATTTTGTGAACTTTAGTTTACATTATGTCTTCAAGAGATTATGCAGCAAAATTACCAAGTACATTGTGGTGAACATTCAGAACTTGTTCTTGTGAAATTCAAATTTTTAGATTTTGATTAGGCATTCTACAACCATTAAAGATTTAAGTCTTTCATATCCCCATAATACAAATTTTCATCCCAACCCATTAATCTTCAAAATTGTATTTCCTGCTGCCTCTTGGTTTCTCACTGACTAAATGGTGCCGAGTTACTGATAATTGTGAAAgtgtttaaaaaattaaaaaccagTGTTGTGTTGTATTGTACACACAGATCAATTAGACACTTTTTATCCACTTTGAGGCAAGTTCTGCaacatgttttgtgaaaaaaggCACTGGCACCTctactggaaaataaaattgcctATGGTCTTTATAACACTGCATCTTGAAATTTCATATTCTCTAAATTCTAAATTCAACTCTAAATTCTATGCTGGTACAACATTAGAATGCAGGGCATATACCCAAAATCAGCTTGTGAGTGGGCAAGGCAAACATAGAGGGTCAATCCaaactattttaaaattaaaatactgAATTTTCTGGTGTTTATTTTGCAAAGTGAAAGGACTATAATGATCAGTTGTTGTATGTATAACATTTCATAAAGCAGAAGATTATACTTTGTCACAAAATCAATTTGCTCCCTTGTTTAATAATTTGAGTTAAATTGTCTTGAATGACAATCTAATCTATGTAAAAATACTTTTAAGTTGCAGGGTTTTGATAGTAAGAAAAATGTCTCTGAGGTTATGTAAATACTATAAACTACttagaatggtggggagggttttaagtTGCACCAAGTGACCCAATACTATCTGTGTGATAAAACCTATTGGCTACAAAAGAAATTTTCCAAAACGCTAAGTTACCAGCAAAGTTCCACTTAATGATACCTCCTTATTTGGCGATTTTTTTCCGAAGTAAACTTCAATTTTATTTTGGAGGGATGGGGTGGGCGATGTTATGGGGagctgtttgctttttttttaaacaaaaaggaAGTTATAAGATCTATAAAAATCCATTCTACTTCAGAAAAGGTAGATTTAACCAGCTAGATTGGACTTCCACTGCTGTAAAATGTAAACTTGCCTACGTTTTTCATGAACTTAAAGaacttaaaaatatatttttgtccCATCAAAACAGCCCATTATATTATTAAAGCATGTGCAATTAGTACTTTAAAGATAGCAGGTTATAATTTCAATTTAACTTTTGTAAAATATGATTatatataatatttttccaattaATGAAATTCAAACCCTGAACTTGAAGAATCTTAGAATGTTGAAAATATCTGAGTAATTGATCtccatttgtttttttaattccTTTTTATCTGTACTGTAATTTAGATATTATAATTTCCTGCCTAGGGACATTGACAGCATTCATATTCTTTCAAGCACACCTTGAGTAAAAACACagaaaatttcacaatatatctTTGTGATGATAGGATAGATCTTGTGTTGTAGACCACTTTCTTTAAAGAGAAAGCTACTTTTATAAGGCTTGTGTTTTGAGTTCAATGGGATCACTCCGAGGTTCCTGTTGTCCATCAGCTTCAAGGGGATGAGCTCCTTTAAGAATAGCCAATCTCTctgagatccctctcattctgGGGAACAGGATAAAATCATACAGCAGAGCTGCAATAGAACCTCCTATCAGAGGGCCTACCCAGTATACCTGCAAAGACATAATTGACATAAATAACATAAGTGAAAAACAAAGTGGTGTTAACTAATTAGAATTGAGCATTTCCTCCTAAGGCTTGTGACTGAGACAATGCATGATTCCATAGGTCCTAATGTCCCACCTGAACCTTACCCAAGTGAATATCTTAATGTATGAATCTAAGCAACCCAGCTATTTCTTCAGGGATACATCATAGATGAGCCAGTTCCTAAAGTTATTCAACATATGTATTTTCACCAACTGTTACAAATGTTCCAGTTCATAGCAACCTTgcatctggacaatacaaactccaCTGAAGAGACCGGAGTATGAAAATCTTAGTTAGTGCTCCAGTGCAGTATTTCTGGGCGTTCTACTCTGTTGAAGGTGTCTTTTGGGTGAGACATTCATctgaaggaacagatgatatcaGATCTGCTCTTTCAAATCTATatcatttttcaaaaaaaaaggcagGGGTATTATCTCAGCTGTCAATATCTCTATAAGCCAGTATCTGGGTTATTATTGTGTTGATGTTTGTGTGAATTGCCTGCTTAGTTTCCTATCTTATAACTGTAATTGAACTTTGAAAGTACTTTGACTGTAAAGTGCTTTACAGCCTGAGGCCATAAATAGAGGATTTTGTATATGCCCATCTACACTTTTCTACGAGAGTCACCAGTAGTAAATAttgcaccatggtagtgtagtggttagcatgatgctatcacAGCTCTGGGCGTTgcagagtttggaattcaattctggtgctgttctgtaaggagtctctgtatgtcctccccgtggaatgcgtgcgttttccccgggtgctccagtttccttccacagtccaaagatgtactggataggttaattggttattgtaaattgtcccgtgattaggttggggttaaattgGAATTGTCGGAGATTGCTGGGGCGGTGAGGCTCAAAGGGCCTACTTCGCGAAGGAAAGAAGAAAAGACTATTTTTTTGGCATCCCAAGTCTGAGGATATTTGACACCCAGTTGTGATGAGCTAATTCAACTTGAAATATGGAGCTTGGTGTTTAGAAGCAACACAATGCTCGGCATCTTAAACAGATCTTAGAAAGTTTGGCAAAATGCAGCAATGATATGTAACTGCATCAGTCTGATAGAAAATTGGACAGGAATAGCTATGGAAAGTAGGACAATACCTTGTACCTTCCCTCACCCAGAGCAAGTAAGTTTCCTGACATACACTTGCAGCATTGTTGAGTATTTGCCTGTTGCAACTTCTGCAGTAGGATCCAACCTGCTGCAATGGAACTTTATATCTATTCAAAAAAAAAGTTAGTGAGCAAATAACTACTTTAAAGCACCTTTTAGTGCTCAGTGAGTGCTTTCCAGTTCCCATCACAGACATCCTTATCTCTGTTTTTAGAGATTGATAACAAAGCCAATTTCTGCTGAATTATAAATGATACTGCTTTTTAAATATGTCAGTTCTTTAAAACCTGCAGCTTAGGACAAGGACATTTGACCTTCTAAGATAGTGTTTTGGATTACTTTAGAATCAAGGGCATGCTAAAAGATGCATGCTTTATTAAAAATGGGAAAGGCTTGCTTATAATGAGCATATACAGTCTGATAGATCCCCTTTAAGAATTATGGACAATTTTTAACCTTTTTAAAGTGCTTTACAAATAAGCAGAATGTATGATCAGACAGGAGAACTTGAACTTATTTAGCTGCATTTGAATTATCTGTTATCTACCAATTATAAAAATATCCTTGAGGTACAAAAACcccatagttcctaacttgaaagATTCTGTTTATGTGCGATTGAAGAAATGTTGGTGCATTTTACAAGCACCTTTAATGTTTTCATTTCTTTGTAAATGAGCTTTGTTCAGTTGCTCACTTGGTTTGCATTGAATACAGTTTGTGCTTACCCAGTGATTTCCAAAATTTCTAGTGAGTACGGCTGGTGCAAAGGACCTTGCTGGATTCATTCCACATCCAGTGTAATAAAGCTGGAGAAAACAATGTGGTATGCTATAATTCTGATCAGACATAATTGAATGCATAAAAAGTTTTAACAGATAATTTCTAAGAAGCAGTACTGATTACTACTCATCACCAATAAAGTATTCAGAGCCATGAGCTTAAAATATCTGTCAACAGTATGCATGGAAATATTAAAGAACATAAAACCTTTTGCTAATTAAGCTGAGTTCTTCATACAGGATCACAATTGACTTTTTTGACTGTGTTTCTGACTCTGGCTTCAGTTGTATTCTTGAGAACTACAAAATACCATCCCAACAATTCAGAGCCAACAAAGAAAACTTTCTACACCAGGCAGCAGGATGAGCTGGAAATGGAGAGTAATCACAGAGAGGTGGGCAGAGCCAGATGCGACTTGCAACTCTAGCACATATACATTGTTAggatgcctatgacttttgcatagtactacagtaattttatgtattgcactgtactgctgcagcaaaaaaaaaattcatggcatacatgagtgatgataaacctgattctgaaatgggtctctattgtgtactgagagtggaaaggggaagggagaggggaattgtggttggggagaggggaggaatagaaatcaccagagagagagattctgtaatgatcaataaacaattgtttggaatcaaatgaccttccctGTTGTCTTAGGACTGGCCCACACCACCCCCTGCCccagcaccccttctctgccacctgtcccacacccctcccgcagtgctccacccttgctattcccaacatccttttgtcctgccagatttacaaacttgcactctgctccacattgacaaatacagtactatgcaaaagttttaggcacccatATATAGTTTAAGTGTCTAAGGATCCCTGATCTCCACTATAAAGGGGTTCTTGCCCAGGTTTATTAGACATTAGAAGACCTATTACTCCAGACCTGATGTGTAACTCACAGAAACTTAAGAACTGACAAATTTAAGCATAGATGGAGATTCGTGCGGGCTAAAGTCATTCTGTTTAGGTTAATCAGTTCCCAGTTGTTGGTCTACAGCCTTGCTCATTAAACAGCAATGAAATTGGTTTCATACCAAGGTGACAATGATCCTTTTAATGCTGGTTGATCTGAATGAAAATCAGTCATTGCATCTTTTGTGATGATCTGGACTCAGGCTAATTATTCTGATTTTGGGTAAATTTTCCAAAGTGACAATGACATGTGGTTTGATAGGGTAAAAATAATCAATTAAAACTAGTGCCTTAAAGAGGCCAATGCACATAAAATAATCACATAGAGGTGGTGTCTGTCTTTGCTTCATGTTTATGTGTTTGTACTTTCCAGTAGGAATTGCTGAATGAAGGTTAACAATGTAAGGCTTAATTATAAACCCTTCCTGCTCTGAGGGTTCATGGCCATTTTGAGCACCTCAGCTGGACATCTTCCTAGCCTGGATGTGGCAACAACACAGAGTCACATTTTGCAAGTCAGCTGTCAGGGGAACGCTTGTTACCTTTTAGTCTGGAGCCAAGTACATTTTCCACACCAAACCTAGTCCTTTGGCAAATGAAGTGAAAATTCCAGACTTACCCCAAAGAAGTGACCTACAGtgagtgaaaagccaataatCATGGCTGCTGAACCCATGAATCCATTTCTGCGAATGTCTGTTGTGGCAAAAATACAGAGGACAAACTGAAGAGTAAGGAATATCTCCACGACTGTGCCCTGGCCAATACCCACTCCGGCATGCAGCTAAAGAATAAAAACAATATTGCTATTAGAAATGGCAACAATAGATCAGAAAGGAATCTAAAGGGTTGTATTTACAGGCACTTCTAGAGATATAATTGTCTGCTACCAAAAGTCAAAAACCAATACTATTCTTTAGATTCTACTTAATTCTAGATTTTACTATTCGTTCCTGGATCTGAGCTTATGATAGTGTTTGAATGCCATCTCAACCCACAGATTTACTGGGTACGATGTGATGTAAATGTGCACACTTTGCAATGAATGGCTAAGAGAGGGATCATTACTGTGTCATGACTTCATTATGTGTTATTACTTCAGGAACATGATAACTAATTTAATGAAACAACCCAATTTCAAAGCATTTCTTTGCTGGCTGGAGAATGGAGTTGCTCCAGTTTTGAAACCATGAAGTATCTGAGTAAAACTGATGCTATTGCTACTTTGCCTAACAGTATAATGTCTTGACCTTCAagtgattttatttcattttccaaACAATAGCTTTGCATTGCAATGAAAGTGGCAAGTAATTCTTAAGTATCGTTCAGAGATGTAGAACCATATTCATGTGAAATTGTATTGAGCTGTTCTGT
It includes:
- the LOC134340372 gene encoding lens fiber major intrinsic protein-like is translated as MWELKSIAFWRAVFAEFFATMLFVFFGLGFTMRWSPGPVNVLLVSLGFGFVLAALVQAVGHVSGAHLNPAVTFAYLLGAQLSMFRCVMYIAAQLLGAVAGAAVLFGVTPPAVRGNLGLNTLHAGVGIGQGTVVEIFLTLQFVLCIFATTDIRRNGFMGSAAMIIGFSLTVGHFFGLYYTGCGMNPARSFAPAVLTRNFGNHWVYWVGPLIGGSIAALLYDFILFPRMRGISERLAILKGAHPLEADGQQEPRSDPIELKTQAL